The sequence CAAGACATTTTTGATTTGATTTGTGCATTTGTCAGAAGCAGTCATGTGTCCGGCCTGTTTGCGCGGTTTTGACCGCTGGCCCTGATGGGTTCCGCAAACCAAGTTCCTTACAGCTTAGCGGGCTATGACGCCCGGGACATTCGGCGGAGTGTCTTGGTTTTGGCGGCAGACTTATGCACCATCATCTCGCAGGTCTTGCTAACTCGTTGTTCCTTTCTTCTCAGACTGCCGCACGGGGGCTGTAGGGTTCGTCGCGGGTTAGGACAGCCCAGACTATCCGGGCGGTCTTATTGGCCATGGCGACAGTTGCGACACGGGCGGGTTTGCGTTCGAGCAGTGACGTCAGCCACTTGCTGGCACGTTCGGGGTGGGACCGTGTTTGTCGGACCAGGGATGTCATGCCGACGACAAGCAAAGAGCGTAAATACTGGTCGCCCATCTTGGTGATCCGCCCCAGCTTTTCCTTGCCTCCGCTGGATTTATTTGCAGGCGTCAAGCCCAGCCAGGCGGCGAACTCCCGGCCATTGCGGAACTGGTGCCCGTCGCCGATGCTGGCGATGATCGCAGAAGCCGTCACCGCGCCGACGCCGGGTATCGTGCGCAACAAACGGACACGCGCATCTTCTTTGGCCACTTGCTTGAGGCGCTCTTCATACCATCGGATCCGTTTATGCAATGCCATCAACTGTTCTGACAGGTTGCGGATCACCTCATTGGCGATGTCTGGCAAATCGAGCACTTCACCCAGTGTGATATCCTCAGCAAACCCAATCACGCGGGCCAGTCCTCTGGGGATGTAGATGCCGAACTCGGCAACCAGTCCTCGCAAGCCGTTGATCAACTGCGTTCTTTGACGAACCAAAAGGTCGCGCGCCCGATGCAGCGACAGCAGGGCTTGTTGCTCAACCGTTTTAATCGCCACAAAGCGCATGGTTGGGCGTGTCACCGCTTCGCAGATTGCCTCCGCATCAATGGCATCAGATTTCCCACGTTTGACATAGGGCTTCACATACATCGGTGGGATCAAACGCACCTCGTGGCCTAAGGCCGTCAATTCGCGGGCCCAATGATGGGCGCTGCTGCAAGACACCATGCCGATCAGGCAGGGGTCCAACTTAGCAAAGAACGGCAGAAACTGTGCCCGTCTCAGGGGCTTGTTGAACAACACAACGTCGTTCTCTGCGATACCATGGACTTGGAAAACGTTCTTGGCCAGGTCAACGCCGATTGTGGTAACTTGCATGGGGTGGCTCCTCTCAAAGCAGATTTAGACACCTGCATTATGGCGCATTGCGACGCCGGTTGAAGCAGGAGCCATCCACCCCATCAGCTCTCCGCCCACTCCGCAGGTGCGCCGCGAACGGCCCGAAGCTGTCACTCACCTTGCCATCAAGTGTCTCCGATGTTGGCCGCCGAACCAGCCAATCGCTGCATATGTGAAAAGTGCCCCATTAACACATCAAGCCGCATGTCTGACATTCTGACCGTACGCGTCGCGGGGTCACAGCTCATCAATACTGTTGGATTTCCCTCGCAGAGACCTGCGAAGGAAATGCTGTCATACGATGGTCACCGGCTCTGGATCGTCTCGTTTCACGGCGGTGCCGCTGACCAGCCGGATATCCTCGCTCGGGGCATCGATGCGACGCCCGTGTTCTCGGATGGCGTCCCGGTCGCGGGCTTCGTAGATGCAGACCGATCCGATGCGGCCATCTTCCTCGGTCACCGCGTAACTGCGGATCCAACGGAGCCGGTCCTTCATTTCCTCGCCGACCTGAAGTGATTTATCGTTGGTCGTCGCAAGTTCGTCTTCGTTCGACCAGATGCCGTGGCGGCGGATGATGTAGAGATCCATCTTTGCCTCCTCTCGTTTTCGTTTGTGGTCAAAGAATGAACCCTGAGCGAGCGAAATGGCACCGGGTGATACGGACGGATTGCAGGGGGGATCGTGCAAAAGAGCGTAGAGCGGATGAAATTCCCGCGCCGAAATGGCAGTATGCCATGAATGACGGAGTTCAACGACAAGCTGGACGTCGCGGTCGTTCTCGTCAACGACGGCTACGCGTCGACGGCCGTCGGGCCGATCGAGGTCTTCTCGGCCGCGGGAACGATGTGGCGCGAGATGTGCGGCGATGATCCCGAACCGCGGTTCCGGGTCACGACGGCATCAATCGACGGCGCGCCGGTGCGAAGCGCCTATGGGCTGAACATAGCCCCAGACAGGGCCATTGCGGATCTGGGAACGGCCGACCTGATCATGGTTTCCGCCTCCGGCCCTGTCCCGAACGACTGGATGGCGCGCCACGCCGCGATCCCACCCTGGCTGGCAGAGCGGTATCAGAACGGCACCCGGGTCGCCGGGGTCTGTTCAGGGGTCGCCTTCCTGGCCGAGGCTGGCCTGCTCGATGGCCGCAGGGCCACGACGCATTGGGGCGTCGCCGACGGGTTCCGGCAAAGATACCCTGATGTCGACTGGCAGACCGACCTGCTCGTGACCGAGGATGCCGGCCTCTATTGCAGTGGCGGCGTCAATGCCGCGAGCGACCTGAGCCTGCACCTCGTCGAGCGCCTCTGCGGTCGCACCGTCGCGATCGAGTGCTCGAAGGCGCTGCTCCTCGACATGCCACGACCCGGCCAGTCCGGCTATGCCATGCTGCCGCTGGCGCGACCGCACGATGACGAAAAGGTCCGGGATGCCGAGCATCACCTCTCCGAACATTTCGCCCGCGACGTTCCTGTCGAGGAACTCGCGGAACGCGCAGGCATGAGCCGCCGCAACCTCGTACGCCGGTTCAAGGAGGCCACCGGCCACATGCCGGGTGTCTACCAGCAGATGCTGCGCGTCGCCGCCGCGCGAAAAATGCTCGAGGACGGCGCGCCATCCATTCAGCAGGTCGGGCTCTCCGTGGGTTACGAGGATGTTGCCTTCTTCCGCCGCATCTTCAAGCGCCATTGTGGCATCACGCCATCGGCTTATCGCGACCGTTTCAGTCCGAACCGCGCATAGGCCCGTGACTTGGAAGGGCAGCACGGGCTCCTCCCGGGGAAGAGCCTGCGGTTTATCTTGTCCTGCGGCCGGGCCTCTGGAATACGTTACGAATGCGGGTCTGGGGCTTCAAAGAGGAACATCTCGACGCGCTCGTCGCCCTCGACATAGGCGTCGTGACCCGGCGGGATCTCGAAGAAGTCGCCTTTCGTGATTGGCATTTCCTCTCCGCTCTCGACCATGCGAACCACAAGCCGACCGGACATGCAGTAGCCCGTGTGGTGCATCGGGCATGTGTCCGGATGACCGAGGAGCGATTCCTCGTCCGCCTCCCATGTCCAGCCAGGTTCGAACACGGCGTGCATGCCGGTCGACCCCTGTGCTGTCTTCATGATGTCGATACCCCCGCGGTCCTTCATATCAAGCCGGTCATCGGGGCGCTCGAAGCGGTGGGTTTCGGTGGTGTTCGTCATGTTTGTCCTGCCTTTCAGCGCCCCGGCTCCCAAGAACCTGGGCCTTTATGCGTGAGTCATTTCGAGCTTCTGGGACAAGAGGATCCCCTTGACCTCGCCGCAGCGAAGAGATCGCACATGTGCTGCTCGATCACCTCGGCCATATTCGTCGACGATCCGGCGGTTGCCGGCGGCGCTTCAAAGGCGCAGGTAAAGCGTCGCGATCTTTAAGTTTTCGGCGACGTCGCTTTTCATGGGTCCTCCTCTCCCGTCCGTCGGGGGAACCGCTCAGGCGGGTTCAGACTGCTTCGCCCTGACGTCCTTGGCGGTCATCGGTTTGCCGCCGATAGCCCACTCGCCGCTGGCGATTTCCTGTACCCTGACCCATGTGACGCCACGCATGGCCTCGCCTTCGACGCCGACCATCGCTTCAGTCACGTCGCGGATCATCCGCTGTTTCTGGTCTTCATCGAAGACGCCTTCGATCAGTTCGATATCGACAAGGGGCATGGTTCCACTCCTTCCGTTGCAGTTTCGATGATACGACACTCTCACGGACGGATCGGACTGGCCAAGTTCAGCAAATGGAGCAAACCCACTACACTATGTGAAGTGGACGCACGTGCGGGAGGCATGTTTGAATTGCGATGGAGGATCCGAGATGCCAGATTCGAATTATCCGAAATTTTGCCCCGTCGCTATGGCCGCAAGCCTGCTCGAGCCGCGCTGGACGATGCTGCTTCTCGCGGAAATGTGGTCCGGCTCTACCCGTTTCAACGAGATCCAGAGAGGGGTTCCCGGTATGTCGCCGGGGCTTTTGTCGAAACGCCTTAAAGAGCTCGAGGCCAACGGGCTTATTCGGAAGAAGACAGAAGGACCGGGCGACCACGCGGAGTACGTCACGACGGCCATGGCCGACGAGGCCGGGCCACTGATCCGTGGGCTCGGCGAGTGGGCGCACCGAAACATTGACAGTGAGGTCTCGCTCCAGGACCTCGATGCGCAATTGCTGATGTGGAACATCCGGCGAAAGATCGACCAGCTTGAACTCCCTCGGCGGAAATGCGTCATCCAGTTCATCCTCGAACAACCACCCGAAGAGAAGGTCAATTACTGGCTGCTGTCCAAGCCCGGCGAGGAAACCGACCTCTGCTTCACCGATCCGAAGCATGAGGTCGATCTGTTCGTCGCCTGCGACCTCCGGGCGCTCACCGCGGCATGGATGGGGCATTCGACCTTCGATGCCGAGATTGCGGCCGACAGGATCTGCCTGACTGGCGACGAGCTGATGGCCCGGACACTGACCAGGTGGCTGGTGCGGAGCAGCTACGCCGATGTTACGGATTACGGGCCCTCTGAAAGCCGATGGAATGTCGTGTAAAACCAAATTGACCATCGTCTCCGGCTCGGACAAGGGGACACCCGGCTATGACAGCGGGGCTTGAAAGAGGCCCAGCCGTATCAACAGCCACAAGTCAGGCACGCCGTGCGATTGCCGTCACAAAAGGGTTGAAACCATACAGCGTACCGGCGTCGATACGACGCTTGCATTCGGCGATGAGCGCGTCCGCGAGCGGCTGTCCGATGATCCCGTCCGCGACGAGGTGACCGGTTGCGAACCGCGTCCACACCGGGCCGCCGTGGCCCTCCAGGTCCAGCCTGGTTTCGGTCCGGAAAACTTCGGTCTCGAAGCCGGTCTCGACGAGGAGCGGCCGAAGACGCGTTACAAGCCACGGATCAGTCACGAAGTTCCGTGTAAACCCGATGGCACAGGCTTCGAGCGGATCGTCCGGGCTGAGTGCCAGCGAAAGCCGTGAGAAATCGGCGTCGCACACGACGAGTTGGCCGTCGCGGCGCAAAGCGCGGAATGCCTCGGCAAGCAGGTTCTCGGGCGCCGCGACATGACTCAATACCGTGTGCAGGATCACAGTATCCACCGATTCCGCATCCACCGGCTGCTGGGTGCCGTCACAGGTCTCGAAACGCAGATTCGGTAGCTCCTTCGCGCGGGTGCGCGCGTCCGCAACAAGTTCCGCGGCCGGATCGGTCCCGATTACCTTTGTACCAGGACTGTGGCGCGCGGCGGCCCGTGCCACAGGACCGGTGCCGCAGCCGATCTCCAGCAGCGTGCCCTCCTCGGGCCAGTCGAGTTCGGCGAAATAGCGCGCGATGATCTCGTTCATCGCGGGATCTTCGGCTCTGTCTTCCAGCGCGTCGATGATCTGGCCGATCATCTCGTCGCCCGCGGCGGATACATTCTGAAACGGGTCGGGCATCACAAATCTCCTTTCTTCGCAGAATTTGGTTTCGTGGGTTGAAGTTGAGGATGTAGGACAGAGGTTAGCCGATCGTAGCCCAGGACTTGCAGGTGATCCGCCAGCCGTCGGGAGACCGCACGAGCGTGAAAAATTCGCGCGCATCGCCGCCGAAAAAGTCTCGCTCATACACACGCGCCAAGGCGACATCGCCGGCAATTTCCACGTCCTCAATCTCGACGCGGTGGTCTGCACCCGTCGCGCCTGGCTCCAATTCTGCGGCGGCCCAGTCGAACAGCGACTCGATCGGGGCGGCCATCAGGTCATCGCCAAAGTCACCGAACATGTTGGCGTGATCATGGAAGGCGGATCTGAGCAGTGCGAT comes from Roseovarius bejariae and encodes:
- a CDS encoding tautomerase family protein; this encodes MPLVDIELIEGVFDEDQKQRMIRDVTEAMVGVEGEAMRGVTWVRVQEIASGEWAIGGKPMTAKDVRAKQSEPA
- a CDS encoding nuclear transport factor 2 family protein — translated: MQTNDETPIRDTIDRYVEGLRTADIALLRSAFHDHANMFGDFGDDLMAAPIESLFDWAAAELEPGATGADHRVEIEDVEIAGDVALARVYERDFFGGDAREFFTLVRSPDGWRITCKSWATIG
- a CDS encoding IS110 family transposase — encoded protein: MQVTTIGVDLAKNVFQVHGIAENDVVLFNKPLRRAQFLPFFAKLDPCLIGMVSCSSAHHWARELTALGHEVRLIPPMYVKPYVKRGKSDAIDAEAICEAVTRPTMRFVAIKTVEQQALLSLHRARDLLVRQRTQLINGLRGLVAEFGIYIPRGLARVIGFAEDITLGEVLDLPDIANEVIRNLSEQLMALHKRIRWYEERLKQVAKEDARVRLLRTIPGVGAVTASAIIASIGDGHQFRNGREFAAWLGLTPANKSSGGKEKLGRITKMGDQYLRSLLVVGMTSLVRQTRSHPERASKWLTSLLERKPARVATVAMANKTARIVWAVLTRDEPYSPRAAV
- a CDS encoding GlxA family transcriptional regulator, translated to MTEFNDKLDVAVVLVNDGYASTAVGPIEVFSAAGTMWREMCGDDPEPRFRVTTASIDGAPVRSAYGLNIAPDRAIADLGTADLIMVSASGPVPNDWMARHAAIPPWLAERYQNGTRVAGVCSGVAFLAEAGLLDGRRATTHWGVADGFRQRYPDVDWQTDLLVTEDAGLYCSGGVNAASDLSLHLVERLCGRTVAIECSKALLLDMPRPGQSGYAMLPLARPHDDEKVRDAEHHLSEHFARDVPVEELAERAGMSRRNLVRRFKEATGHMPGVYQQMLRVAAARKMLEDGAPSIQQVGLSVGYEDVAFFRRIFKRHCGITPSAYRDRFSPNRA
- a CDS encoding winged helix-turn-helix transcriptional regulator, producing MPDSNYPKFCPVAMAASLLEPRWTMLLLAEMWSGSTRFNEIQRGVPGMSPGLLSKRLKELEANGLIRKKTEGPGDHAEYVTTAMADEAGPLIRGLGEWAHRNIDSEVSLQDLDAQLLMWNIRRKIDQLELPRRKCVIQFILEQPPEEKVNYWLLSKPGEETDLCFTDPKHEVDLFVACDLRALTAAWMGHSTFDAEIAADRICLTGDELMARTLTRWLVRSSYADVTDYGPSESRWNVV
- a CDS encoding cupin domain-containing protein — its product is MTNTTETHRFERPDDRLDMKDRGGIDIMKTAQGSTGMHAVFEPGWTWEADEESLLGHPDTCPMHHTGYCMSGRLVVRMVESGEEMPITKGDFFEIPPGHDAYVEGDERVEMFLFEAPDPHS
- a CDS encoding nickel-binding protein translates to MDLYIIRRHGIWSNEDELATTNDKSLQVGEEMKDRLRWIRSYAVTEEDGRIGSVCIYEARDRDAIREHGRRIDAPSEDIRLVSGTAVKRDDPEPVTIV
- a CDS encoding methyltransferase domain-containing protein → MPDPFQNVSAAGDEMIGQIIDALEDRAEDPAMNEIIARYFAELDWPEEGTLLEIGCGTGPVARAAARHSPGTKVIGTDPAAELVADARTRAKELPNLRFETCDGTQQPVDAESVDTVILHTVLSHVAAPENLLAEAFRALRRDGQLVVCDADFSRLSLALSPDDPLEACAIGFTRNFVTDPWLVTRLRPLLVETGFETEVFRTETRLDLEGHGGPVWTRFATGHLVADGIIGQPLADALIAECKRRIDAGTLYGFNPFVTAIARRA